A window from Leptothermofonsia sichuanensis E412 encodes these proteins:
- a CDS encoding Nif11-like leader peptide family natural product precursor: protein MSIESANRFLEAVADDEELRNKFEGVSNPEDFLRVTEQLGYSFTTDELMAIAREQSQGVTIRRGTGVWRWLRTIKWV, encoded by the coding sequence ATGTCTATTGAGAGTGCCAATCGATTTCTAGAAGCGGTTGCCGATGATGAGGAATTGCGCAATAAATTTGAGGGGGTTTCCAACCCGGAAGATTTCCTGAGAGTCACCGAACAATTGGGCTATAGCTTTACCACCGATGAGTTGATGGCGATCGCCAGAGAACAGAGCCAGGGAGTCACCATTCGCCGGGGTACCGGTGTCTGGAGGTGGTTACGTACCATTAAATGGGTGTGA
- a CDS encoding S9 family peptidase: protein MRRYRSILAGILAVLLAVIGVGPGQAETLAPTENLVVEGIPPIPLALVEQVNRYTEFRGARLSSWHPTRREMLISTRFGNTAQVHQVRFPLGARRQLTFFPDAPTGASYSPVAGNFFVFSKDVGGSEFNQNYRYDLATGDITLLTDGKSKNSQGVWSTAGDRMVYTSTRRTGGDNDFYLINPQKPDSNRLLAQLEGGGWYPLDWSPDDRQLLGIEYISVNESYLWLFNTETGERTQLTPKGKEPVFYQGAVFSKDGKGMFVVSDRESEFQHLDYFDFATKTYTNLTPQINWNVEDFDLSRDGKLLAFVTNEDGIAVLHVLDTTTRKEVPLPQLPAGQIFGISWRPNSQELGFTLVSARSTADVYSLDLATNQLDRWTESETGGLNTDNFSEPELVRWKSFDGRMISGFLYRPPARFAGKRPVIIDIHGGPESQFRPGFLGRNNFYLNELGVALLFPNVRGSTGYGKTFLKLDNGYLREDAVKDIGALLDWIATQPDLDADRILVTGGSYGGYMSLAVSTMYSDRIRAAINIVGISNFVTFLERTEDYRRDLRRVEYGDERDPKMREFLLRISPVNNADKIRNPLFVIHGKNDPRVPLNEAEQIVKTVRKNNTPVWYLMAKDEGHGFARKSNADFQFYATVMFMKEFLLGPSKPL, encoded by the coding sequence ATGCGACGTTATCGATCCATTTTGGCTGGAATCCTGGCTGTTCTTTTGGCTGTGATTGGGGTAGGACCCGGGCAGGCAGAGACGCTGGCTCCTACTGAGAACCTGGTTGTAGAGGGTATTCCTCCAATTCCACTGGCACTGGTTGAGCAGGTTAATCGCTATACAGAGTTTCGAGGGGCGCGGCTGTCAAGCTGGCATCCTACCCGGCGAGAAATGTTAATTTCAACCCGCTTTGGTAATACAGCCCAGGTACATCAGGTCAGGTTTCCCCTGGGTGCCCGCCGGCAGCTCACCTTCTTTCCAGATGCCCCGACGGGCGCAAGTTATTCCCCTGTGGCGGGTAATTTCTTTGTTTTCAGTAAAGATGTTGGCGGAAGTGAGTTTAACCAGAACTATCGGTATGATCTGGCCACAGGAGACATTACTTTACTGACTGATGGCAAATCCAAAAATAGCCAGGGCGTCTGGTCAACAGCAGGCGATCGCATGGTTTATACCTCCACTCGCCGCACTGGGGGAGATAATGATTTCTATCTCATCAACCCACAAAAACCAGATTCTAACCGTCTGCTGGCTCAACTGGAAGGGGGAGGCTGGTATCCCCTGGATTGGTCGCCGGACGATCGCCAGCTTTTAGGGATTGAGTATATTTCTGTGAATGAAAGCTATCTCTGGCTGTTCAACACGGAAACCGGGGAACGAACCCAGCTAACCCCCAAAGGAAAAGAGCCAGTTTTCTACCAGGGTGCCGTCTTTAGCAAAGATGGTAAGGGGATGTTTGTTGTCAGCGATCGCGAATCCGAATTTCAGCATCTTGATTACTTCGACTTTGCCACCAAAACCTACACAAACCTCACTCCTCAAATTAACTGGAATGTAGAAGATTTTGATCTTTCCCGTGATGGTAAGTTACTGGCTTTCGTTACCAACGAAGATGGCATTGCTGTGCTGCATGTGCTGGATACCACAACCCGCAAAGAAGTGCCGCTGCCTCAGCTTCCTGCCGGGCAAATCTTTGGGATTAGTTGGCGACCCAACAGTCAGGAGCTTGGATTTACCCTGGTTTCTGCCCGGTCAACCGCAGATGTATATTCCCTCGACCTGGCAACCAACCAGCTTGATCGGTGGACAGAAAGTGAGACGGGCGGTCTCAATACCGACAATTTCTCAGAACCGGAACTGGTTCGCTGGAAAAGCTTTGACGGTCGAATGATTTCTGGATTTCTCTATCGACCACCCGCCCGGTTTGCCGGTAAACGGCCCGTCATCATTGATATTCATGGAGGACCGGAAAGCCAGTTCCGCCCAGGCTTTCTGGGGCGCAATAACTTCTACCTGAATGAACTGGGTGTGGCACTGCTGTTTCCCAATGTGCGCGGTTCAACTGGTTATGGAAAGACATTTCTCAAACTGGATAATGGCTACCTGCGGGAAGATGCCGTCAAAGATATTGGTGCCCTACTGGACTGGATTGCCACCCAACCGGACCTGGATGCTGATCGGATTCTGGTGACCGGCGGCAGCTATGGGGGCTATATGTCGCTGGCGGTGTCAACGATGTATAGCGATCGCATCCGTGCGGCGATCAACATTGTGGGGATTTCCAACTTCGTCACGTTTCTGGAGCGAACTGAGGACTATCGCCGTGATCTGCGTCGCGTCGAGTATGGGGATGAGCGTGACCCGAAGATGCGTGAATTTCTGCTCAGGATTTCCCCAGTCAACAATGCAGATAAAATTCGCAATCCCCTGTTTGTCATCCACGGCAAAAACGATCCCCGTGTGCCCTTAAATGAAGCCGAACAGATCGTGAAAACTGTGCGCAAAAATAACACGCCTGTCTGGTATTTGATGGCGAAGGATGAGGGGCACGGCTTTGCCAGGAAATCCAATGCGGATTTCCAGTTCTATGCCACTGTGATGTTTATGAAGGAATTCTTGTTAGGCCCGTCGAAACCTCTGTAA